In Bacillus cereus ATCC 14579, a single window of DNA contains:
- a CDS encoding site-2 protease family protein, with amino-acid sequence MKNNKKGLWGIIVAVGLFLLSKLKWVFAIFKLAKFSTVFSMFLSLGAYAVLYGWKFGVALIYLLFVHEMGHLWAAKRKGIPTSPAIFIPFMGALIGMKEMPKNAKDEAYIAYMGPLFGLLSFLPAIPLYIMTKEPFWALVILLGSMINFFNLIPVSPLDGGRIISVVSTKIWGAGLILLLGYSIYFKSILGGFIVIIGCMELYRVIKRDEPIKELGHKIYGMKEYVTRLEEELKETGAVHRTIYVMHHEMNALRQREREKELQIGELKKMEVLEYLLPKFEPLDYVPYEDEKDEYTIHIREAFEASERKLNEWKTEKEQQENYYKVDAKTKWTVFACYIGLMVILGYTAYEGYIVLQEHLPTRNV; translated from the coding sequence ATGAAAAATAATAAAAAAGGATTATGGGGAATTATTGTTGCGGTAGGTCTATTTTTACTGTCTAAGTTAAAGTGGGTATTTGCAATTTTTAAATTAGCAAAGTTTTCAACGGTATTTAGTATGTTTCTATCGCTTGGCGCATACGCAGTTCTATATGGTTGGAAATTTGGAGTAGCGCTCATTTATTTGTTGTTTGTTCATGAAATGGGCCATTTATGGGCTGCGAAAAGAAAGGGGATTCCGACATCGCCAGCAATCTTTATTCCATTTATGGGGGCCCTTATTGGAATGAAAGAGATGCCGAAAAATGCGAAAGATGAAGCTTACATTGCCTATATGGGGCCGCTTTTCGGACTTCTGTCATTTTTACCGGCGATACCGCTTTATATAATGACGAAAGAGCCATTTTGGGCGCTTGTTATTTTGCTTGGAAGTATGATTAATTTCTTTAATTTAATTCCCGTTTCGCCGCTAGATGGTGGGAGAATTATTTCAGTTGTCAGTACTAAAATTTGGGGAGCAGGCCTTATTTTATTACTTGGCTATTCAATTTACTTTAAAAGTATTTTGGGAGGATTTATTGTTATTATCGGTTGTATGGAGTTATATAGAGTAATAAAGAGAGATGAGCCGATTAAGGAATTAGGGCATAAAATTTATGGGATGAAAGAATATGTTACTAGGCTTGAAGAGGAATTAAAAGAAACGGGTGCTGTACATCGGACTATATACGTGATGCATCATGAGATGAATGCATTAAGACAAAGAGAACGGGAAAAAGAGTTACAAATAGGTGAACTTAAAAAAATGGAAGTGTTAGAGTATCTTTTACCGAAGTTCGAACCGTTAGATTATGTTCCATATGAAGATGAAAAAGATGAGTATACAATTCACATAAGGGAAGCATTTGAAGCGTCAGAAAGAAAATTAAATGAATGGAAAACAGAAAAGGAACAACAAGAAAACTATTATAAAGTGGATGCGAAAACGAAATGGACAGTATTTGCTTGTTATATCGGATTAATGGTTATACTCGGTTACACAGCTTATGAAGGATATATTGTTTTACAAGAACATTTGCCAACGAGAAATGTATAG
- the hmpA gene encoding NO-inducible flavohemoprotein, with protein MLSAKTIEIVKSTVPLLQEKGVEITTRFYQILFSEHPELLNIFNHTNQKKGRQQQALANAVYAAATYIDNLEAIIPVVKQIGHKHRSLGIKAEHYPIVGTCLLRAIKEVAGAPDEVLNAWGEAYGVIADAFISIEAEMYEEAAHKEGGWKDFRNFVIVKKVKESDVITSFYLKPEDGGKVSSFIPGQYVTIQINIEGETYTHNRQYSLSDAPGKEYYRISVKKEKGVDTPDGKVSNYLHGHVKEGDVLPVSAPAGDFVLNMDSTLPVVLISGGVGITPMMSMLNTLIEQDSKRNVYFVHAAINSNTHAMKEHVKAVENEYEQVKAYTCYSAPTEKDLEMKNFDKEGFIESEWLKTIIPTTEAEFYFCGPVAFMKHINAALTDLSVKQEHIHYEFFGPATSLQ; from the coding sequence ATGTTAAGTGCAAAAACAATTGAAATCGTAAAGTCAACAGTACCATTATTACAAGAAAAAGGTGTTGAAATTACAACGAGATTCTATCAAATTTTATTTTCGGAACATCCGGAATTGTTGAATATTTTCAACCATACGAATCAGAAAAAGGGAAGACAACAACAAGCGTTAGCGAATGCTGTTTATGCAGCTGCAACGTACATTGATAATTTAGAAGCAATTATTCCAGTTGTAAAACAAATTGGTCATAAGCATAGAAGTTTAGGGATTAAAGCTGAGCATTATCCGATTGTAGGTACATGTTTACTACGTGCCATTAAAGAGGTCGCAGGTGCACCTGATGAAGTTTTAAATGCATGGGGAGAAGCATATGGTGTAATTGCTGATGCATTCATTAGCATTGAAGCAGAGATGTATGAAGAAGCTGCACATAAAGAAGGTGGATGGAAAGACTTCCGCAACTTTGTGATTGTAAAAAAAGTGAAGGAAAGCGATGTTATTACGTCATTTTATTTGAAACCTGAAGATGGAGGGAAAGTTTCTTCATTCATCCCAGGTCAATATGTAACAATTCAAATCAATATTGAAGGTGAGACATATACACATAATCGTCAATACAGTTTATCCGATGCTCCTGGGAAAGAATATTATCGTATTAGTGTAAAAAAAGAAAAAGGTGTAGATACACCAGACGGTAAAGTGTCTAATTACTTACATGGACATGTAAAAGAAGGAGATGTTTTACCAGTAAGTGCACCAGCGGGAGATTTCGTGTTAAATATGGATTCAACATTACCAGTTGTACTAATTAGTGGTGGAGTGGGGATTACACCGATGATGAGTATGTTAAATACGTTAATTGAACAAGATTCAAAACGTAATGTATATTTTGTTCATGCAGCAATAAATAGTAATACACATGCAATGAAAGAACACGTTAAGGCAGTAGAAAATGAATATGAACAAGTTAAAGCATATACTTGTTATTCTGCACCGACTGAAAAAGATTTAGAAATGAAGAACTTTGATAAAGAAGGTTTCATTGAAAGTGAATGGTTAAAAACTATTATTCCGACAACTGAAGCAGAGTTCTATTTCTGTGGTCCAGTAGCATTTATGAAGCATATAAATGCTGCACTAACTGATTTAAGTGTGAAACAAGAGCATATTCATTATGAATTTTTCGGCCCAGCAACAAGCTTACAATAA
- a CDS encoding Crp/Fnr family transcriptional regulator, producing the protein MILHKGDVLFRQGEDGPLYFIKTGLLKVVRLEENGTPFLFNIIVPGETIPHHSLISPKEYHGTAIALIKTEVEPITSSEWYERLQANPESYANIAMQLQSKLRMMQQRIDQLTTVSPKERLHRLQEWFTLYLGDIPIYEILTQTEIGQLIGIRRETVNRLLREQIKNEVK; encoded by the coding sequence TTGATTCTACACAAAGGAGATGTACTATTCCGTCAAGGCGAGGACGGTCCTTTATACTTTATAAAAACAGGCTTATTAAAAGTAGTTCGGCTAGAAGAAAACGGAACACCATTTTTATTCAACATTATCGTTCCAGGTGAAACGATACCTCATCATTCTTTAATTTCACCGAAAGAATATCACGGTACAGCTATCGCTTTAATAAAAACAGAAGTGGAACCGATCACTAGTAGTGAATGGTATGAGAGACTTCAAGCAAATCCCGAATCGTATGCTAACATTGCTATGCAATTGCAATCTAAATTAAGAATGATGCAACAACGAATTGATCAATTGACAACCGTCTCCCCGAAAGAACGTCTTCATCGTTTACAAGAATGGTTCACCCTATATTTAGGTGACATTCCTATATATGAAATATTAACACAAACCGAAATTGGCCAACTGATAGGTATACGCCGTGAAACAGTAAACCGTTTATTACGAGAACAAATAAAAAACGAGGTAAAATAA
- a CDS encoding sulfite exporter TauE/SafE family protein, with protein MEYIMLLFIGLIAGTVGSLVGLGGGIIIVPLLIGLHSLSPQLAVGTSMVTVVFTGLSSTLTYMKHKRVDYKSGLILFIGSGPGGIIGSWANKFLNQDTFSLYFGIFLIFVSILLMLRDKLKPLSLSNTSVIKRSFTDNDGNTVHYQFPPFLAIFIAFIVGFISGLFGIGGGALLVPAMMLLFAFPAHIAVATSMFIVFLSAIVSSATHISLGNVSWIYALILIPGAWIGGKIGAYINTKLSGNAVINLLRITLIILGTRLIIISLL; from the coding sequence TTGGAATACATCATGTTACTTTTCATCGGACTAATCGCCGGAACAGTCGGCAGCCTAGTTGGGCTTGGAGGCGGAATTATTATTGTTCCGTTATTAATTGGATTACACAGTTTATCACCACAACTTGCAGTAGGGACTTCTATGGTAACAGTCGTTTTCACAGGACTATCTTCCACCCTTACTTACATGAAGCATAAGCGAGTAGATTATAAAAGTGGACTTATTTTATTTATCGGAAGCGGCCCTGGTGGTATTATCGGATCATGGGCAAATAAATTTTTAAACCAAGACACATTTTCTTTATACTTTGGGATTTTCCTTATATTCGTCTCAATTCTACTTATGCTTCGAGACAAATTAAAACCTCTTTCCCTCTCAAATACGTCTGTAATTAAGCGTTCTTTTACAGATAATGATGGAAATACTGTACACTACCAATTCCCACCGTTTCTTGCTATCTTTATCGCTTTTATAGTTGGGTTTATATCTGGATTATTTGGAATTGGTGGCGGTGCCTTACTTGTTCCAGCAATGATGCTTCTTTTTGCATTCCCAGCACATATTGCAGTAGCAACTTCAATGTTCATCGTATTTCTATCAGCAATTGTAAGTTCTGCAACTCACATCTCACTTGGAAATGTCAGCTGGATTTATGCATTAATCCTGATTCCTGGTGCATGGATTGGCGGAAAAATCGGGGCTTACATTAATACAAAACTAAGTGGTAACGCCGTAATTAATTTATTGCGTATTACGTTAATTATTCTTGGAACTAGATTAATCATTATTTCCCTTTTATAA
- a CDS encoding inorganic phosphate transporter produces MDTLLILTVLVVICALAFDFINGFHDTANAIATAVSTKALKPRHAIIMAAIMNFLGAMTFTGVAKTITKDIVDPFALQNGSLVILAALLAAIAWNLITWYYGIPSSSSHAIIGSIAGAAIAAAGISSLNLKGFIKIIEALIISPIIAFVIGYIVYSIFKVVFKNFNLTKTNKNFRIFQIFTAALQAYTHGTNDAQKAMGIITMALMANNYHTSSDIPFWVQLSCAIAMGLGTSVGGWKIIKTVGGQIMKIRPVNGVAADLSSSLVIFGATFIHLPVSTTHVISSSILGVGASHRVKGVKWGTAKRMLITWVITLPISASLAALFYYLLHFVF; encoded by the coding sequence ATGGATACACTCTTGATACTGACCGTTTTAGTAGTCATTTGCGCTTTAGCTTTTGACTTTATCAATGGATTTCACGATACAGCAAACGCTATTGCAACGGCTGTTTCAACGAAAGCTCTAAAGCCTAGACATGCCATTATTATGGCGGCTATTATGAACTTTTTAGGCGCAATGACATTTACAGGTGTAGCAAAAACGATTACAAAAGATATCGTTGATCCATTCGCCTTACAAAATGGTTCTCTTGTAATTTTAGCTGCTTTGCTTGCGGCGATAGCTTGGAACTTAATTACTTGGTACTACGGTATTCCAAGTAGTTCTTCGCATGCAATTATCGGCTCAATCGCAGGTGCAGCAATTGCGGCCGCTGGGATTAGCTCGCTAAATCTTAAAGGATTTATTAAAATTATTGAAGCTTTAATCATTTCACCGATTATCGCTTTCGTTATTGGTTATATCGTATACAGTATTTTTAAAGTAGTATTTAAAAACTTTAACTTAACAAAAACGAATAAGAACTTCCGTATATTCCAGATTTTCACTGCAGCATTACAAGCCTACACACACGGTACGAATGATGCACAAAAAGCAATGGGAATCATTACGATGGCTCTTATGGCTAATAACTATCATACTTCTAGCGATATCCCGTTCTGGGTACAATTATCTTGTGCTATCGCAATGGGGCTTGGTACTTCTGTCGGTGGATGGAAAATTATTAAAACTGTCGGTGGACAAATTATGAAAATTCGTCCTGTAAATGGTGTAGCTGCCGATTTATCATCATCACTTGTTATTTTCGGTGCAACATTCATTCACTTACCGGTTAGTACGACGCACGTTATCTCTTCTTCTATTTTAGGGGTTGGTGCTTCTCACCGTGTGAAAGGGGTAAAATGGGGAACTGCAAAACGTATGTTAATTACATGGGTTATTACACTTCCTATTTCAGCTTCTTTAGCTGCTCTGTTTTACTACCTATTACATTTTGTTTTCTAA
- a CDS encoding DUF47 domain-containing protein, producing the protein MVFKSKKDKFSEMLMNVSENLKEGAQFFVEYKIKNASDLKEFSMRMKEYESKGDSFIHEIIMELNKAFITPIEREDILQLAMSMDDVLDGLDHSAGLFEMYSITEADEYMIKFVEAINQCAIEIANSVELMSNKKLVDIRTNAIKIKDYESQCDDIRRHAIKNLFSREKDPIKIIQFKEIYEELEEVADSCQSVANVLETIIMKNA; encoded by the coding sequence ATGGTCTTTAAATCAAAAAAAGATAAATTTTCTGAAATGTTAATGAATGTTTCCGAAAATTTAAAAGAAGGCGCGCAGTTTTTCGTGGAGTATAAAATTAAAAATGCTAGCGATTTAAAAGAGTTTTCTATGCGCATGAAAGAGTATGAGTCAAAAGGTGACTCATTTATTCACGAAATCATTATGGAGTTAAACAAAGCGTTTATCACTCCGATTGAGCGTGAGGACATCCTACAACTTGCAATGAGTATGGATGATGTATTAGACGGATTAGATCACAGTGCTGGTCTGTTTGAAATGTATTCTATTACAGAAGCTGATGAATACATGATTAAATTCGTAGAAGCAATTAATCAATGTGCGATTGAGATTGCAAACTCTGTTGAATTAATGTCTAACAAAAAATTAGTCGACATTCGTACAAATGCGATTAAAATTAAGGATTATGAATCACAGTGTGATGATATTCGCCGTCATGCGATTAAGAACTTATTCTCTCGTGAAAAAGATCCGATTAAGATTATTCAATTTAAAGAGATTTACGAAGAGCTTGAAGAAGTAGCTGATAGCTGTCAAAGCGTTGCAAACGTATTAGAAACAATTATTATGAAGAACGCGTAA
- a CDS encoding transglycosylase domain-containing protein — protein sequence MKLKNTHFKKMLEWFNKRKKLRNSLVVLGSVFVTLFIAVNIIISIQDISELKQAVPQPTLIYDANNEVATKLASSKTEGVKRKDIPDIMVQAIVAVEDKEFFNHHGIYYSGIISAVFKNITAGEVVAGGSTITQQLAKNVFLTQDRTYSRKIKEYFLTKKIERTYTKDEIIEMYMNQIYFGEGAWGIKRAAKSYFDKDVKDLTISEAATIAGLIKAPSAYSPYKNFNKSIERRNVVLSLMKEQGYISDEQYNKEKESGLVLKRGVDDKYKGKYSQYVDYIVREAMEKYELTQNEILAGGYRIYTELDPKKQQAVEDVVNNDSYFKDSGSDQLMQTGVVLMNPKTGGVPALVGGRGPYQFLQFNHATQLKRQPGSTLKPLAVYVPALEQGYEVYDILKDEPFNIKEYKPQNSDHTFHGDVTMYEAVAKSYNVSAVWLLEQIGLDKGLKSLERFGIPLVPEDRTYPIALGGMHVGTSPFVMAQAYSTFANDGVQVEAHAIREVQNAEGETLGKWYKKETRVTSEKISQKMTYLLKGVVEKGTGEKAKVNNVDTAGKTGTTQIVNGPSTGAKDSWFVGYTPDLVGAIWVGYDKTDSDHYVPGGSQITTTMFRDIMKKANANPAQKAFQLSLISEADYKKQLTTIEEEKRRKEEEKRRKEEEQQRKQEQQEWLDKVKEWIPSFW from the coding sequence ATGAAATTGAAGAACACTCATTTTAAAAAAATGCTTGAGTGGTTCAATAAGAGGAAGAAACTTCGTAATTCATTAGTTGTATTGGGAAGTGTATTCGTTACTCTATTTATTGCTGTAAATATAATAATTTCCATTCAAGACATATCTGAATTAAAACAAGCTGTTCCACAACCGACTTTAATTTATGATGCAAATAATGAGGTCGCAACTAAATTAGCTTCTTCGAAAACAGAAGGTGTTAAAAGAAAAGATATTCCTGATATTATGGTTCAGGCAATTGTTGCAGTAGAAGATAAGGAATTTTTTAACCATCATGGTATTTATTATAGTGGAATTATAAGTGCGGTTTTTAAAAATATTACAGCAGGAGAAGTTGTAGCAGGGGGAAGTACAATAACTCAACAACTTGCGAAAAATGTATTTCTGACACAAGACCGCACATACTCCCGAAAAATAAAGGAATATTTTTTAACGAAAAAAATAGAGCGCACGTATACGAAAGATGAAATCATTGAAATGTATATGAACCAAATTTATTTTGGTGAAGGTGCTTGGGGTATAAAAAGGGCAGCTAAATCTTATTTTGATAAAGATGTAAAAGATTTAACAATTTCAGAAGCTGCAACGATTGCGGGCTTGATTAAAGCACCATCTGCGTATTCACCTTATAAAAACTTTAACAAGTCAATTGAAAGACGTAATGTCGTATTAAGTTTAATGAAAGAGCAAGGGTATATTTCTGACGAACAGTATAATAAAGAAAAAGAGAGCGGACTTGTGTTAAAACGTGGCGTTGATGATAAATACAAGGGAAAATACTCTCAATATGTAGACTATATTGTTAGAGAGGCGATGGAAAAGTACGAATTAACACAAAATGAAATTTTAGCGGGTGGTTATCGTATTTATACAGAGCTTGACCCGAAAAAACAACAGGCTGTAGAAGACGTTGTGAATAATGATAGTTATTTCAAAGATAGTGGCTCAGACCAACTTATGCAAACGGGTGTAGTTCTTATGAACCCAAAAACAGGTGGTGTACCAGCTCTAGTTGGAGGCAGAGGGCCGTATCAGTTTTTACAGTTTAACCATGCAACCCAATTAAAAAGACAACCTGGCTCCACGTTAAAGCCTTTGGCTGTATATGTACCAGCGTTAGAACAAGGATATGAAGTATACGATATATTAAAAGATGAACCATTTAACATTAAAGAATATAAACCACAAAATAGCGATCATACTTTTCACGGTGATGTGACAATGTATGAAGCTGTGGCAAAGTCGTACAATGTTTCAGCTGTGTGGCTATTAGAACAAATTGGATTAGATAAAGGATTGAAATCTTTAGAGCGATTTGGTATCCCATTAGTGCCAGAAGATCGTACGTATCCGATTGCTTTAGGCGGTATGCATGTGGGGACATCTCCATTTGTAATGGCTCAAGCATACAGTACATTTGCAAATGATGGAGTCCAAGTGGAAGCTCATGCAATTAGGGAGGTACAAAATGCTGAAGGTGAAACGCTTGGAAAGTGGTATAAGAAAGAGACACGAGTGACGAGCGAGAAAATTTCTCAAAAGATGACATATTTATTAAAAGGTGTTGTCGAAAAGGGAACGGGTGAAAAGGCGAAAGTTAATAATGTTGATACGGCAGGTAAGACAGGAACTACTCAAATTGTAAATGGCCCGAGCACCGGTGCAAAGGATTCATGGTTTGTTGGATACACGCCAGATTTGGTAGGTGCGATTTGGGTAGGATATGATAAAACAGATAGCGATCATTATGTTCCGGGTGGTAGTCAAATTACGACGACAATGTTCCGGGATATTATGAAAAAAGCAAACGCAAATCCAGCTCAAAAAGCATTCCAGTTATCGCTCATATCTGAGGCTGATTATAAAAAACAATTGACTACAATAGAAGAGGAAAAACGAAGAAAAGAAGAAGAGAAGAGAAGGAAAGAAGAGGAACAACAACGAAAACAAGAGCAACAAGAGTGGCTTGATAAAGTGAAAGAATGGATTCCTTCATTTTGGTAA
- a CDS encoding ATP-binding protein, whose protein sequence is MLPNDATVSHEKRIEELENKVRFYEELVNQLPHHFTYKNPHIGLRIKKTRTTHSIQEIPKENKEAHFQLTCDSLFLFEQLEKHFVHIFDAFSHHVTFVDNKGNITLCNQVAADDFGVIRNDIIGKPIQQLLNLPEEKIKAIETLKTGTEIYNEEVLDKNYGIINNRIIRDYNGEIFRVISVFHYLNTERDAEKFSLAGRIAAGIAHEVRNPLTTVRGYLQFLQESVSPSNKELFKNLLIPELDRANSIITKFLSLSKTREFKREPFPINTFLREYIQQLLASEVFLHNISIDYNFSTELDDILVHIDRHELVQVFLNLFQNAVDAQGEKKLSIQITSYRLDNFVRITFTDNGTGIPPAIQDYIFDPFFSTKDSGTGLGLSVTKKIIQNHNGTLKMTSNEDGTTFTISIPILPKTALERLNQYK, encoded by the coding sequence ATGCTTCCAAACGATGCTACTGTATCTCATGAAAAACGAATTGAAGAACTAGAAAATAAAGTACGTTTTTATGAAGAACTTGTGAATCAATTACCACATCATTTCACATACAAAAATCCACATATTGGTTTACGAATAAAGAAAACTAGAACAACCCATTCCATTCAAGAAATACCAAAAGAGAATAAAGAGGCTCATTTTCAACTTACTTGTGATTCATTATTTTTATTTGAACAACTCGAAAAACACTTTGTACATATTTTTGATGCCTTTTCACATCATGTAACTTTTGTCGATAATAAAGGGAATATTACTTTATGTAATCAAGTTGCTGCAGATGATTTCGGTGTAATACGAAATGATATTATCGGAAAACCGATTCAACAATTACTAAACTTGCCGGAAGAAAAAATTAAAGCTATTGAAACATTAAAAACGGGAACAGAAATATATAATGAAGAAGTTTTAGACAAAAACTATGGCATTATAAATAACCGAATTATTCGTGATTATAACGGGGAGATTTTTAGAGTTATTAGTGTCTTTCATTATTTAAATACAGAACGTGATGCAGAGAAGTTTTCGTTAGCAGGGCGAATCGCAGCTGGAATTGCACACGAAGTACGAAATCCTCTTACAACAGTACGAGGATACTTACAATTTTTACAAGAAAGTGTTTCTCCATCTAATAAAGAACTATTTAAAAATTTACTTATTCCTGAATTAGATCGAGCAAATAGTATCATTACAAAATTTTTATCTCTTTCAAAAACACGTGAATTTAAAAGAGAACCCTTTCCCATTAATACATTTTTACGTGAGTATATTCAACAGTTACTAGCTAGCGAAGTCTTTTTACATAACATTTCAATTGATTATAATTTTTCTACCGAATTAGATGATATATTAGTTCATATTGATCGTCATGAACTTGTGCAAGTTTTTTTAAACTTATTCCAGAACGCTGTCGATGCTCAAGGAGAAAAAAAACTTTCTATCCAAATCACTAGTTACCGCCTAGATAATTTTGTTCGTATTACTTTCACTGATAATGGGACTGGTATTCCACCAGCGATTCAAGACTATATCTTTGATCCATTCTTCTCAACAAAAGATTCCGGCACAGGTTTGGGCTTGTCAGTAACGAAAAAAATTATTCAAAATCATAACGGTACATTAAAAATGACTAGTAATGAAGATGGTACTACTTTTACTATTTCAATTCCAATCTTACCTAAAACAGCCCTTGAAAGATTAAATCAATACAAATAA
- a CDS encoding DUF72 domain-containing protein, whose product MLFIGVTGWGDHDSLYINPYENRNKLRTYSEYFPIVEVDSSFYAMQPARNYTKWAMETPKDFSFIVKAYQGMTGHMKGEIPFSTFDEMFDVYKQSILPLIEAGKLKTILFQYPPWFDCKKKNVDFLRYTKEKMEGLPCAIEFRNQTWFYPEMRDRTLQFLEQEKWIHTICDEPQAGIGSVPLVLEVTNSDMALIRFHGRNVHGWLDKGENWRAVRCLYRYNNKELEEWVERLEQLKKKTKDIYVLFNNNSGGDAADNAKQLMKMMNITYGEPKPEQLNFFE is encoded by the coding sequence GTGCTGTTTATTGGAGTGACAGGATGGGGAGATCATGATTCTTTATACATAAATCCCTATGAAAATAGAAATAAATTACGAACATACAGCGAGTATTTTCCTATAGTAGAAGTGGATAGCTCATTTTATGCGATGCAACCTGCACGAAACTATACAAAATGGGCAATGGAAACACCGAAAGATTTTTCTTTTATCGTAAAAGCATATCAAGGAATGACAGGACATATGAAAGGTGAAATTCCTTTTTCTACGTTCGATGAGATGTTTGATGTATATAAACAATCTATTCTTCCTTTAATTGAAGCTGGTAAATTAAAAACGATTTTATTTCAATATCCACCATGGTTTGATTGTAAAAAGAAAAATGTAGATTTTCTTCGATATACGAAAGAAAAAATGGAAGGTTTACCATGTGCAATAGAATTTCGAAATCAAACATGGTTTTATCCAGAAATGAGAGATAGGACGTTACAGTTTCTAGAACAAGAGAAATGGATTCATACAATTTGTGATGAACCACAGGCTGGGATAGGTTCTGTGCCACTCGTGTTAGAGGTTACGAATTCAGACATGGCATTAATACGTTTTCACGGTCGAAATGTTCATGGTTGGCTTGATAAAGGGGAAAACTGGAGAGCAGTTCGCTGTTTATATCGCTACAACAATAAAGAACTGGAAGAATGGGTTGAACGATTAGAGCAATTAAAAAAGAAAACAAAGGATATATACGTACTGTTTAACAACAATTCAGGTGGGGATGCAGCAGATAATGCGAAACAGCTTATGAAAATGATGAACATTACATATGGTGAGCCGAAGCCGGAGCAATTAAATTTTTTTGAATGA
- a CDS encoding DUF3924 domain-containing protein, with protein sequence MNTLTIELPKETAEKLDLLKQAYEKKTGASISESTLVQTLISKEFIQAITPFDLQQFVNGKEQH encoded by the coding sequence ATGAACACACTTACAATTGAATTACCAAAAGAAACGGCTGAAAAACTTGATTTATTAAAACAAGCTTATGAAAAGAAAACAGGTGCTTCTATCTCTGAGAGCACTCTCGTTCAAACACTTATCTCAAAAGAATTTATCCAGGCGATAACTCCTTTTGATTTGCAACAATTCGTCAACGGAAAAGAACAGCATTAA
- a CDS encoding tyrosine-type recombinase/integrase, translated as MKQAGQPIQNEKQLETIKNILLQSSKRDGLLFVLAVNSGLKVSEILQLKVSDVIDENENVRHSILFYNEKVKKHKWFAVNEDLQHAIEDYMKERKTWKRNEPLLKSQKGTKSITRQHAWYILNKAAKEVGLEGISSHTLRKTWGYCAYKSGVDIAFLQHFFDHSTPSKTLKYIGIA; from the coding sequence ATGAAACAAGCAGGACAACCTATTCAAAATGAAAAACAATTAGAAACTATCAAAAATATACTTTTACAATCTTCGAAACGTGATGGCTTATTATTCGTATTAGCTGTAAATTCTGGCTTAAAAGTAAGTGAAATCTTACAATTAAAAGTTAGTGATGTAATCGATGAAAATGAAAATGTTCGCCATTCCATTTTATTTTACAATGAAAAAGTGAAGAAACATAAATGGTTTGCTGTAAATGAAGACTTACAGCACGCAATCGAAGACTACATGAAAGAACGTAAAACTTGGAAACGTAATGAACCATTGTTAAAATCTCAAAAAGGAACAAAATCTATTACGAGACAACATGCATGGTACATTTTAAACAAAGCTGCAAAAGAAGTTGGATTAGAAGGGATTAGCTCACATACACTTCGAAAAACTTGGGGTTATTGTGCATACAAATCAGGTGTTGATATTGCATTTTTACAACACTTCTTTGATCACAGTACTCCATCAAAAACTTTAAAGTATATCGGTATTGCTTAA